One part of the Streptomyces sp. AM 2-1-1 genome encodes these proteins:
- the pheS gene encoding phenylalanine--tRNA ligase subunit alpha — MSAPNKSYDPVEVEALKPEEIERMRDEAFAAFAAAGDLDALAQAKTAHTGGTSPLSLANREIGALPPQAKAEAGKRVGQARGAVSKALAARQTELEAERDARVLVEEAVDVTLPYDRTPAGARHPLTTFMERVADVFVAMGYEIAEGPEVEAEWFNFDALNFVPDHPARQMQDTFFVRGTTADGRPTEGDESGVVLRTHTSPVQARSLLSRKPPVYVVCPGRVYRTDELDATHTPVFHQIELLAVDEGLTMADLKGTLDHMVRALFGADMKTRLRPNYFPFTEPSAEMDMVCFVCRGESVGNPDRPCRTCGSEGWIELGGCGMVNPKVLVACGVDPEKYSGFAFGFGIERMLMFRHNVEDMRDLVEGDIRFTRPFGMEI, encoded by the coding sequence ATGTCGGCACCGAACAAGTCGTACGACCCAGTCGAGGTCGAGGCACTGAAACCGGAAGAGATCGAGCGCATGCGGGACGAGGCGTTCGCCGCCTTCGCCGCCGCGGGCGACCTCGACGCGCTCGCCCAGGCGAAGACCGCGCACACCGGGGGCACCTCACCTCTCTCGCTCGCCAACCGCGAGATCGGAGCCCTGCCGCCGCAGGCCAAGGCAGAGGCGGGCAAGCGCGTGGGCCAGGCCCGGGGCGCCGTCTCCAAGGCCCTGGCCGCGCGCCAGACGGAGCTGGAGGCCGAGCGGGACGCCCGGGTGCTCGTCGAGGAGGCCGTGGACGTCACGCTGCCCTACGACCGCACCCCGGCCGGCGCCCGCCACCCCCTGACGACCTTCATGGAGCGCGTCGCGGACGTCTTCGTGGCCATGGGCTACGAGATCGCGGAGGGCCCCGAGGTCGAGGCGGAGTGGTTCAACTTCGACGCCCTCAACTTCGTGCCCGACCACCCGGCCCGCCAGATGCAGGACACCTTCTTCGTCCGCGGCACGACGGCCGACGGCCGTCCCACCGAGGGCGACGAGTCCGGCGTCGTGCTGCGTACGCACACCTCGCCCGTCCAGGCGCGGTCGCTGCTCAGCCGGAAGCCCCCCGTCTACGTGGTCTGCCCCGGCCGGGTCTACCGCACGGACGAGCTCGACGCGACGCACACCCCGGTCTTCCACCAGATCGAACTGCTCGCCGTCGACGAGGGCCTCACCATGGCCGACCTCAAGGGCACCCTGGACCACATGGTGCGGGCGCTGTTCGGGGCGGACATGAAGACCCGGCTGCGGCCGAACTACTTCCCGTTCACCGAGCCGTCCGCCGAGATGGACATGGTCTGCTTCGTCTGCCGCGGCGAGTCCGTCGGCAACCCCGACCGCCCCTGCCGCACCTGCGGCAGCGAGGGCTGGATCGAGCTGGGCGGCTGCGGCATGGTCAACCCCAAGGTGCTCGTCGCCTGCGGTGTCGACCCCGAGAAGTACAGCGGATTCGCCTTCGGGTTCGGCATCGAACGGATGCTGATGTTCCGCCACAACGTCGAAGACATGCGAGACCTGGTCGAGGGTGACATCCGGTTCACCCGACCGTTCGGGATGGAGATCTGA